From the genome of Fusobacterium varium, one region includes:
- the gltX gene encoding Glutamate--tRNA ligase — MEKRVRTRIAPSPTGDPHVGTAYIALFNLAFAHINNGDFILRIEDTDQNRYTAGSEQMIFDALKWLDLNYAEGPDVGGPYGPYRQSERFELYGEYAKQLVEKGGAYYCFCTQERLEKLRERQKAMGKAPGYDGHCRSLTQEEIQAKLDAGEPYVIRLKMPYEGETIIKDRLRGDIVFENNKIDDQVLLKADGFPTYHLANVVDDHLMEVTHVIRAEEWIASTPKHIQLYKAFGWDAPEFIHMPLLRNADRTKISKRKNPVSLNWYRDEGYLKEGIVNFLGLMGYSFGENKEIFTLEEFKENFNINKVSLGGPVFDLVKLGWVNNQHMRMKDLDELSKLAVPFFQQQGHVGENVSEKEYEAIVKIVGILRESAQTLKEIAVEATAYYQDDFELPEVTEEMNKKERKSVEKLCSSIEDPVGKDSIKLFMEKLEKWEKDEFTVDEAKDLLHHTMDEIGEGPAKVFMPLRAVITGQARGADLFNVLYIIGKERTLKRMKAMIAKYNVL, encoded by the coding sequence GGAGATCCTCATGTAGGGACTGCGTACATAGCACTTTTCAACTTAGCATTTGCACATATTAATAACGGAGACTTTATTTTAAGAATAGAGGATACTGATCAAAATAGATATACTGCTGGTTCAGAACAGATGATTTTTGACGCATTGAAGTGGCTTGATTTAAATTATGCAGAGGGACCAGACGTAGGAGGACCCTATGGACCATATAGACAATCAGAAAGATTTGAACTTTATGGTGAATATGCAAAACAGTTAGTAGAAAAAGGTGGAGCATACTATTGCTTCTGTACACAAGAAAGACTGGAAAAATTAAGAGAAAGACAAAAAGCTATGGGAAAAGCTCCTGGATATGATGGACACTGTAGATCATTAACTCAAGAAGAGATTCAGGCAAAACTAGATGCAGGAGAACCATATGTAATAAGATTAAAAATGCCTTATGAAGGTGAAACTATTATAAAAGATAGATTAAGAGGAGATATTGTATTTGAAAATAATAAAATAGATGATCAAGTACTTTTGAAGGCAGATGGATTTCCAACTTATCACCTTGCTAATGTAGTAGACGATCATTTAATGGAAGTTACTCATGTAATAAGAGCAGAAGAATGGATAGCCTCAACACCTAAACATATCCAATTGTATAAAGCTTTTGGGTGGGATGCGCCAGAATTTATTCATATGCCATTACTTAGAAATGCAGACAGAACAAAAATATCTAAAAGAAAAAATCCTGTATCTTTGAATTGGTATAGAGATGAAGGATATCTTAAAGAAGGTATAGTAAACTTCTTAGGGCTTATGGGATATTCATTTGGAGAAAATAAAGAAATATTTACTTTGGAAGAATTTAAAGAGAATTTTAATATAAATAAAGTATCTCTTGGAGGACCTGTATTTGATCTTGTAAAACTTGGTTGGGTAAATAATCAACATATGAGAATGAAGGATCTTGATGAGCTTTCTAAGTTAGCAGTTCCTTTTTTCCAACAGCAAGGACATGTAGGAGAGAATGTTTCTGAAAAAGAATATGAAGCTATTGTGAAAATAGTTGGAATACTTAGAGAGAGTGCTCAAACTTTAAAAGAAATTGCAGTAGAGGCAACAGCTTATTATCAAGATGATTTTGAACTTCCAGAAGTAACAGAAGAAATGAATAAAAAAGAGAGAAAAAGTGTAGAGAAATTATGTTCTTCTATAGAAGATCCAGTAGGAAAAGATTCTATAAAATTATTTATGGAAAAGCTTGAAAAATGGGAAAAAGATGAATTCACAGTTGATGAAGCAAAAGACCTGTTACATCATACAATGGATGAAATAGGGGAAGGACCAGCAAAAGTATTTATGCCATTAAGAGCAGTAATTACTGGTCAGGCTAGAGGAGCTGATCTTTTCAATGTTCTTTACATAATAGGAAAAGAAAGAACATTAAAAAGAATGAAGGCTATGATAGCTAAATACAATGTTCTTTAA